Within Halopelagius longus, the genomic segment TCTTCGCCATCCCGGCCGGAAACACCCGAAACTCTCCGTCTGAGGCGTTCCGAGAGCGCGTATGTCCGATGGACGACCGGTTTCGGTTTCCGCTTACTCGGCGCTTATCCGTCGGCGACCGCTCGGAGACGGTATGGACACAGACGAGACGGCGACGAGTCGGACCGACCCGGTTTCGGGCGAGACGGTTCGACACGGGAGCGGAGTGAACTCGAATCGAGCGTTCCCGACGAACGCGTACCCGGCGCACCTGGACCCGTTCGTCCTCTTCGAACGCTTCTACATCGACCCGAACGCCGGGTTCCCGATGCACCGCCACGAGGGATTCGAGATAGTCTCCTACATGCTCGAGGGCGGGATGGACCACGAGGACTCCCTCGGCGTCGAACACACCGCCTACGCGGGCGACGGGATGCAGATCACGGCCGGGGGCGGCATCCAGCACTCCGAGTTCTCCGCGGACGGTGACGCCTGTAACGGCCTGCAACTGTGGGTGAACCTCCCGCGCGCGGAGAAGGACGCCGACGCGGACTACGCGGACGCGTCGGCCGAGGAACTCCCGACGGAAGAGTCGGACGGCGCGACGGTGACCACCGTCGTCGGCGACGGTTCGCCCCTCGAACTCCGCACGCCGATGGAGTACCTCGACGCCCGCGTCGCCGACGCGTGGACGTGGTCGGTTCCGGACGGGTGGTCGGGCTTCCTCTACGGCGTCTCCGGCGAGGGAACCGCCGACGGGGACGCCTTCGGCGAGGGCGACGTGCTCCCCGTTTCGGACGCCCGAGACGTCGAACTTCGGACCGAGACGACCCTCCGCGCCGTCGCCGTCTCCGGACGACCGCACGGGGAGCCGATTCGCCTGCGGGGCCCCGTCGTGCGCTAGGAGTCGCCCCGAAACCGCGGAGTCGCCGTTAACTCTCTATGGGTGCCGCGTGAACCAGTTCGATACCCGTGACAGACCACCAGCACCCGTTTTCGTCCGACCGAGTCGCGGACGCGGCGGACGAGCACGACGTGTCGGAAGCGGAGGTAGCGGAGACGCTCGAACGCGTACAGGAGGCGCTCGAACGCACCGACGACACCTACGAGTTCTCTTCGCAACACAACTACGGGTGGCACGACGACGACGCCTACTACCTCTACGGGGACGGCATCTGGACGACGCTCCGGGAGCAACTCTCGCTCTCGGAGGAGAACCTCGCCGCGGCCCGCGCCGTTCACCGCGGGGCGATGGTCGATTCCGCGGCGGAACGCGACAGGCGGGACTCCCTCGAAGAGATGTTCGAGGAGGGGAACGAACCCCTCGTCGTGGAGAACGACGGAGAGGGACCGCCGCGGTTCGGACAGGGGTTCTCCGTGTAGGCGCGGGGCGTCCGGAGCGCGCTCGAATCCCGCCGCTATCCCACGCTCCCGCCGTCTTCGCGTCCGAACTCCGCTCGGGCGTCCGTGCTCGCTATCGTAAGGTATTCAACCGACGACCCGCTACGAGGAAGTCACCGGTAGTCCCGACGGGACTACTTCTCTCGCCGTTCTCGTCCGACGCCGCTCTCGTACGCCGCGCGCGGATTCGGGGGTCCGCTTCG encodes:
- a CDS encoding pirin family protein, whose amino-acid sequence is MDTDETATSRTDPVSGETVRHGSGVNSNRAFPTNAYPAHLDPFVLFERFYIDPNAGFPMHRHEGFEIVSYMLEGGMDHEDSLGVEHTAYAGDGMQITAGGGIQHSEFSADGDACNGLQLWVNLPRAEKDADADYADASAEELPTEESDGATVTTVVGDGSPLELRTPMEYLDARVADAWTWSVPDGWSGFLYGVSGEGTADGDAFGEGDVLPVSDARDVELRTETTLRAVAVSGRPHGEPIRLRGPVVR